A genomic segment from Desulfonatronum lacustre DSM 10312 encodes:
- a CDS encoding Txe/YoeB family addiction module toxin, whose translation MNRRLAWTIAAWTDYVFWQTQDKKTLKRINKLIADAQRSPFEGIGKPEALKENLAGFWSRRIDETNRLVYAVDDTSITIISCRYHY comes from the coding sequence ATGAATAGGCGCCTGGCCTGGACCATCGCGGCCTGGACTGACTATGTGTTTTGGCAAACCCAGGATAAAAAGACGCTCAAAAGGATCAACAAACTCATTGCCGATGCGCAACGCTCTCCATTCGAAGGAATCGGCAAGCCTGAAGCACTCAAGGAAAACCTAGCCGGATTCTGGTCACGGCGGATCGATGAGACGAACCGCCTGGTTTACGCGGTGGACGACACCTCCATCACGATCATTTCCTGCCGGTATCACTACTGA
- a CDS encoding type II toxin-antitoxin system PemK/MazF family toxin has translation MLLKRGMVIDVNLDPVKGSETGKVRPCVIVTNDTYNARVPVIQVTPITAFTEKKGRIVTNVIIEPTKQNGLSKQSVADCLQTRPIDHQSRFVAVRGELAAEVMAQVDQALRRVFSLA, from the coding sequence ATGCTTTTGAAACGAGGGATGGTCATCGACGTCAACCTTGATCCCGTCAAAGGTTCGGAGACCGGCAAGGTTCGCCCCTGCGTCATTGTCACCAACGATACCTACAACGCCCGCGTCCCGGTGATTCAGGTCACTCCGATCACGGCGTTCACCGAGAAAAAAGGGCGCATCGTCACCAACGTGATCATCGAACCCACGAAACAAAACGGACTGTCCAAGCAATCCGTGGCCGACTGCCTGCAAACCCGTCCCATTGATCATCAATCTCGTTTCGTGGCCGTTCGCGGCGAACTGGCCGCGGAGGTCATGGCCCAGGTCGATCAGGCTTTGCGGCGGGTTTTCAG